Proteins co-encoded in one Kribbella solani genomic window:
- a CDS encoding class I SAM-dependent methyltransferase: MVDAKFGVRRLAAVYDLFEGGRGDLEHYVAMVGEFSARRVLDVGCGTGELACLLAGAGVGVVGVDPAEASLEVARGKEFAERVQWIHGDATTLPGLQVDLAVMTGNVAQVFLTDEDWAATLSGVHEALVPDGRFVFETRDPARRVWEEWRDWSRESTYQEVPVAAGGTVATWGEVLAVELPFVTFRGTYVFSSDDAVFTSDSTLRFRERAELEESLVSAGFVVDDVREAPDRPGMEFVFVARKTSRP; encoded by the coding sequence ATGGTTGATGCCAAGTTCGGGGTGCGTCGGTTGGCCGCGGTGTACGACTTGTTCGAGGGTGGTCGCGGGGACCTGGAGCATTACGTGGCGATGGTGGGTGAGTTCTCGGCGCGGCGGGTGCTGGACGTGGGGTGTGGGACGGGGGAGTTGGCCTGTCTGCTCGCGGGCGCCGGGGTGGGGGTCGTCGGAGTGGACCCGGCGGAGGCCTCGCTGGAAGTTGCTCGGGGCAAGGAGTTTGCGGAACGGGTGCAGTGGATCCACGGGGATGCGACAACGTTGCCCGGGCTGCAGGTCGATCTGGCGGTGATGACGGGGAACGTGGCGCAGGTGTTCCTGACCGATGAGGACTGGGCCGCGACGTTGAGCGGGGTGCATGAAGCGTTGGTCCCGGATGGGCGGTTCGTGTTCGAGACGCGCGATCCGGCGCGGCGGGTGTGGGAGGAGTGGCGGGACTGGTCGCGGGAGAGCACGTATCAGGAGGTACCGGTCGCGGCGGGCGGGACGGTGGCGACCTGGGGCGAGGTGCTCGCGGTGGAACTGCCGTTCGTGACGTTCCGGGGTACGTACGTGTTCTCGTCCGACGACGCCGTATTCACCTCGGATTCGACGCTGCGGTTTCGGGAGCGGGCCGAGCTGGAGGAGTCCCTGGTGTCGGCCGGGTTCGTGGTGGACGACGTTCGGGAGGCGCCGGACCGACCGGGGATGGAGTTCGTGTTCGTGGCCCGGAAGACCAGCCGGCCGTGA
- a CDS encoding substrate-binding domain-containing protein encodes MTESLRRQVTLDEVAERAGVSRSAASRVINNAPHVSRAKRAAVERAVSDLGYVPNANARALASQQAGAVVLAISSENPRAFADPFFAEVVVGISSVLEETDHELMLMMATSARGQARLGQVLRTRQAAGVMLMSMHGDDPLARLAEQADVPVVFGGVPATFEPRYYVDADNRGGARLATEHLVTCGRTRIGTITGRMDEGAGLARYRGYQDALAVAGLDATRVIHGDFSEDGGADAMRELLTAHPDVDGVFIASDQMAIGALRVLQEAGITVPTDVALVGFNDISTARHTTPPLTTISQPIQPLGREMARMLLAVLAGERPSPLILPTRLTKRESTGTSTNPT; translated from the coding sequence GTGACCGAGTCCCTCAGGCGGCAAGTGACGCTCGACGAAGTCGCCGAGCGGGCCGGTGTGTCCCGTTCGGCGGCGTCGCGGGTGATCAACAACGCCCCACATGTGAGCAGAGCCAAACGTGCGGCGGTCGAGCGCGCCGTCAGCGACCTCGGGTACGTACCGAACGCGAACGCCCGGGCGCTCGCGTCACAGCAGGCCGGAGCGGTCGTACTGGCGATCTCCAGCGAAAACCCGCGGGCGTTCGCGGATCCGTTCTTCGCCGAGGTCGTGGTCGGCATCAGCTCGGTACTCGAGGAGACCGACCACGAGCTGATGTTGATGATGGCGACGTCTGCCCGCGGCCAGGCGCGACTCGGGCAGGTGCTGCGTACCCGGCAGGCGGCCGGCGTCATGCTGATGTCGATGCACGGTGACGACCCCCTCGCTCGGCTCGCCGAGCAGGCGGACGTACCAGTGGTCTTCGGCGGCGTACCGGCGACCTTCGAACCGCGCTACTACGTCGATGCCGACAACCGGGGCGGAGCTCGCCTGGCGACCGAACATCTGGTCACCTGCGGCCGGACCAGAATCGGGACGATCACCGGCCGGATGGACGAAGGCGCCGGTTTGGCCCGCTACCGGGGTTACCAGGACGCCCTGGCCGTCGCCGGCCTCGACGCGACGCGCGTGATCCACGGCGACTTCTCCGAGGACGGCGGCGCCGACGCGATGCGCGAACTGCTGACCGCGCATCCGGACGTCGACGGCGTGTTCATCGCCTCCGACCAGATGGCGATCGGCGCGCTCCGGGTCCTGCAGGAAGCCGGAATCACGGTGCCAACTGACGTCGCTCTGGTCGGATTCAACGACATCTCGACCGCCCGCCACACAACCCCACCCCTGACCACCATCAGCCAGCCGATCCAGCCCCTCGGCCGCGAAATGGCCAGAATGCTCCTCGCCGTACTCGCGGGCGAGCGACCATCACCACTGATCCTCCCAACCCGCCTGACCAAACGAGAATCGACCGGAACCAGTACCAACCCGACCTGA
- a CDS encoding AfsR/SARP family transcriptional regulator: MMMSSAGHPVFLPAGRLRVVLCVLALAGGATVSTDRLMFALWDEDLPERPLATLQTIVSRLRSRVGEGIVLTEPGGYRLAVGADAVDALRFERLTQEALDARADAAGKLDAALALWRGEPFADLDSRWLRNNEAPRLTTLYLEAVELRTELALEQGSGARQLPILVRLVSDFPLRETLWCRLIDVLAAAGRPAEALAQYERARLVLSDELGVDPGTELRSRYQRLLGAESLADRTRHLVPRQLPGNYGIVVGRESELANLDRLLADASTGAAVITGTAGVGKTTLAVSWARRVAARFPGGQLFVNLRGFEPNAEPVGTDEAARWMLDALGVEPESMPAGVPAQSALLRTLLSERKVLVVLDNARDAQQVRPLLPGSTDSFALVTSRDRLTPLIVAGAGPVVVSRFSRTQSVQLLESRLGDAVVEDSRDVIPALTEATAGLPLALAVVAARAAASAPYGLQLIAAELSDGGHALDVLSGSDSVTDLRTVLSWSYRAMPDEVAKMFRLLALHPGPEFGHGVAASLLGIEVQRARLVLRQLQEAHLVEGSRPGHFFMHDLLRAYAAEVASAAERRDAVVRLVDHHLHTSTAAALVINPGRVLELSEPPAEGVRVLTLTARQRALDWFAENHRVLVRIVDLAVATGHDRRALELIAALRTPLNRSGRWQHWHDWVHLQAVAVDAARRLDDREAEANALLVGARAHGRLTNYAKSIELGNACITICHELNDRHLEASACQTLANAASSWDRQDLAESYSLRALELYRLVGDEFGEVVATHELGYQYALLGQYDEALQHCQYALERMEAGAWDQLEIAAVWDSLGFIHLRMSAAPQAISCYQRAADLYHAEGDQYYTAMGIAKVGDAYASNGNTEQARHNWLRAAHKLEALQHPDAATVRARLGQLAFLMDGIPSHSEHPDAI, translated from the coding sequence ATGATGATGTCGTCGGCGGGGCATCCGGTGTTCCTGCCCGCGGGACGGCTCCGAGTGGTTCTGTGCGTACTGGCTCTGGCCGGGGGTGCGACTGTCTCGACGGACAGGTTGATGTTCGCGCTCTGGGACGAGGATCTCCCCGAGCGCCCGCTGGCGACGCTGCAGACCATCGTGTCCCGGCTGCGAAGCCGGGTAGGCGAGGGGATTGTGCTCACCGAGCCTGGCGGCTATCGCCTTGCCGTCGGCGCCGATGCCGTTGATGCGCTCCGGTTCGAGCGCCTGACCCAGGAAGCATTGGATGCTCGTGCCGACGCGGCCGGCAAGCTCGATGCGGCGCTCGCCTTGTGGCGCGGAGAGCCGTTCGCTGACCTGGACTCGAGGTGGCTGCGGAACAACGAGGCTCCCCGGCTGACGACTCTCTATCTGGAAGCTGTCGAGTTGCGTACTGAGCTTGCGCTGGAGCAGGGAAGCGGTGCGCGGCAGTTGCCGATCCTCGTACGGCTCGTCAGCGACTTTCCGCTGCGGGAGACCTTGTGGTGTCGCTTGATCGATGTGTTGGCCGCGGCTGGACGGCCGGCTGAGGCACTCGCACAGTACGAGCGGGCTCGCCTTGTCCTGAGCGATGAATTGGGAGTCGACCCGGGTACGGAGCTGCGGTCGCGCTACCAACGCCTGCTCGGCGCGGAATCCCTCGCCGACCGGACGCGGCACCTGGTACCGCGGCAGTTGCCGGGCAACTACGGCATCGTGGTGGGACGCGAGAGCGAACTGGCCAACCTCGACCGTCTCCTGGCCGATGCGAGCACCGGTGCCGCGGTGATCACAGGCACCGCAGGCGTCGGGAAGACAACGCTGGCGGTGTCCTGGGCCCGACGCGTCGCGGCGCGCTTTCCTGGCGGACAGCTGTTCGTCAACCTCCGCGGCTTCGAGCCCAACGCCGAGCCGGTCGGAACCGACGAGGCCGCGCGATGGATGTTGGACGCGCTCGGAGTGGAACCGGAGTCGATGCCGGCCGGAGTCCCGGCACAGTCGGCACTCCTGCGGACACTGCTGTCGGAACGGAAGGTCCTGGTCGTCCTCGACAACGCTCGGGACGCGCAACAAGTCCGGCCGCTGCTGCCCGGATCGACCGACTCGTTCGCACTCGTCACGAGCCGGGATCGACTGACGCCATTGATCGTCGCGGGTGCCGGCCCGGTCGTGGTCAGCCGGTTCTCCCGGACGCAGTCGGTGCAACTGCTCGAGAGCCGCCTCGGAGACGCCGTCGTCGAGGATTCGCGCGATGTCATCCCGGCTCTCACGGAGGCGACGGCGGGGCTTCCCTTGGCGCTCGCCGTTGTCGCGGCCCGGGCAGCGGCTTCGGCGCCGTACGGACTGCAACTCATTGCGGCTGAGCTAAGTGACGGCGGTCATGCGCTTGATGTGTTGTCCGGTTCGGACTCGGTCACGGACCTGCGTACGGTGCTCTCGTGGTCGTACCGGGCGATGCCTGACGAGGTTGCGAAGATGTTCAGGTTGCTGGCTCTGCATCCCGGACCTGAGTTCGGTCATGGCGTCGCCGCGAGCCTGCTGGGCATCGAGGTGCAACGCGCCCGGCTCGTGCTGCGACAACTTCAGGAGGCACACCTGGTCGAGGGATCGCGGCCTGGGCATTTCTTCATGCATGACCTGCTGCGCGCGTACGCCGCGGAGGTCGCGTCCGCTGCCGAGAGACGGGATGCCGTCGTCCGGTTGGTCGACCACCATCTGCACACCAGCACCGCGGCCGCGTTGGTGATCAATCCGGGGCGGGTTCTGGAGTTGTCCGAGCCTCCGGCGGAGGGAGTTCGGGTCCTGACGCTGACCGCGAGGCAGCGCGCGCTCGATTGGTTCGCGGAGAATCATCGGGTCCTGGTGCGCATCGTCGATCTGGCCGTCGCGACCGGTCACGACCGCCGCGCGCTGGAACTGATCGCGGCGCTCCGTACGCCGCTGAACCGTAGTGGCCGATGGCAACATTGGCACGACTGGGTACACCTCCAGGCGGTGGCTGTTGACGCGGCTCGACGACTTGACGACCGCGAGGCAGAAGCGAATGCGCTACTGGTCGGCGCGCGTGCGCACGGGCGCCTCACCAACTACGCGAAGTCCATCGAGCTCGGCAACGCGTGCATCACCATCTGCCACGAGTTGAACGATCGGCACCTCGAGGCGTCCGCGTGTCAGACCCTGGCCAACGCCGCCTCGAGCTGGGACCGTCAGGATCTCGCGGAGTCCTACAGCTTGCGTGCTCTGGAGCTGTATCGACTCGTCGGCGACGAGTTCGGCGAAGTCGTCGCGACGCACGAACTCGGCTACCAGTATGCGTTGCTCGGCCAGTACGACGAGGCCTTACAGCACTGCCAGTACGCGCTCGAACGCATGGAGGCAGGCGCCTGGGACCAGTTGGAGATCGCCGCGGTCTGGGACAGCCTCGGCTTCATCCATCTCCGCATGAGCGCCGCGCCGCAGGCGATCTCCTGCTACCAACGTGCTGCTGACCTGTATCACGCCGAAGGCGACCAGTACTACACCGCGATGGGGATCGCCAAGGTCGGCGACGCGTACGCCTCGAACGGCAACACGGAACAAGCACGACACAACTGGCTCCGCGCGGCACACAAGCTTGAAGCCCTACAACACCCCGACGCAGCCACCGTCCGCGCACGCCTCGGCCAACTGGCGTTCTTGATGGACGGGATACCGAGCCACTCGGAACACCCCGACGCCATTTGA
- a CDS encoding AfsR/SARP family transcriptional regulator, whose translation MQPAPSVPESTAFTFQVLGPLEVRNHARPVDVGSGKLSQLLALLLIEPNRPRRRDLLIDQLWNGAPPTSAVATLQSHVYRLRGLLTSDGRSPVESLAGGYRLVVPAHGFDLAQFEELVRTGRKARESGATERAADTLRQALDVWAGEAFAGVDLEVVQLHAAGLQSLRLQIVEECVAAELALGRQSDVIPELENLIGEHSLRESLWALLLQALARSGRAAEALSRYGDLERVLDDELGVRPGPLVSGVRDRIVERAPASGEPRERLRYRRCTRPRCRR comes from the coding sequence ATGCAGCCCGCCCCGTCCGTCCCAGAGTCGACTGCGTTCACCTTCCAGGTACTAGGGCCGCTCGAGGTACGGAATCACGCGCGTCCGGTCGACGTCGGTTCCGGGAAGCTCAGCCAACTGCTCGCGCTGTTGCTGATCGAGCCGAACCGGCCTCGTCGTCGTGATCTGCTCATCGACCAATTGTGGAACGGTGCACCGCCGACGTCGGCCGTTGCGACTCTGCAGTCACATGTCTATCGACTGCGCGGTTTGCTGACCTCCGACGGCCGTTCACCGGTGGAGTCGCTGGCGGGCGGCTATCGGCTGGTAGTTCCCGCGCACGGCTTCGATCTGGCGCAATTCGAAGAGCTCGTTCGGACGGGCCGGAAAGCCCGCGAATCCGGCGCCACCGAGCGGGCAGCGGACACCCTCCGCCAGGCCCTCGATGTCTGGGCCGGCGAAGCGTTCGCGGGGGTCGACCTGGAAGTCGTCCAGTTGCATGCCGCCGGCCTCCAGAGTCTGCGCCTGCAGATCGTCGAGGAGTGTGTCGCGGCCGAACTCGCCTTGGGCCGGCAGAGTGACGTGATCCCTGAGCTCGAGAACCTGATCGGCGAACACTCACTGCGAGAGAGCCTGTGGGCTCTTCTCCTCCAGGCCCTGGCCCGCAGTGGCAGAGCAGCCGAAGCGCTCAGCCGCTACGGCGACTTGGAGCGGGTGCTGGACGACGAGCTCGGCGTACGACCGGGGCCCCTGGTCAGCGGCGTTCGCGACCGCATCGTCGAAAGGGCCCCGGCGAGTGGAGAGCCGCGCGAACGACTCCGCTACCGGCGATGTACCCGACCACGATGTCGCCGATGA
- a CDS encoding electron transfer flavoprotein subunit alpha/FixB family protein translates to MSKVLVLVDHSAGVVRKTTAELLTIARRLGDPVAVFISDSAADSATQVQGALPVLGQYGATKVIALTNPDLTQYLVAPKAEALQQVAAKVEPAAILISSNAEGKEIAARLAIKLDSGLITDAVDVQPADAGDASGAGAGAGGAGGAVATQSVFAGNFTVRSKVTHGTAIITVKPNAATPEAAETSPEVEEFDVTISDTAKTARITDSKPREATGRPELTEAAIIVSGGRGTGGDFAPIEAFADSLGAAVGASRAAVDSGWYPHAYQVGQTGKTVSPQLYVAAGISGAIQHRAGMQTSKTIIAVNKDPEAPIFELVDFGVVGDLHKVLPTATEEVTKRKS, encoded by the coding sequence ATGTCGAAGGTTCTGGTTCTGGTTGACCACTCCGCGGGTGTGGTCCGTAAGACGACCGCCGAGCTCCTCACCATCGCCCGCCGGCTCGGCGACCCGGTCGCCGTGTTCATCAGCGACAGCGCCGCCGACAGCGCCACGCAGGTGCAGGGGGCGCTGCCGGTGTTGGGGCAGTACGGCGCGACCAAGGTGATCGCGCTGACCAACCCCGACCTCACGCAGTACCTGGTGGCTCCGAAGGCCGAGGCGTTGCAGCAGGTCGCGGCCAAGGTCGAACCGGCCGCGATCCTGATCTCCTCCAACGCCGAGGGCAAAGAGATCGCGGCCCGGCTCGCGATCAAGCTGGACTCGGGCCTGATCACCGACGCCGTCGACGTCCAACCAGCCGACGCCGGTGACGCTAGTGGTGCTGGTGCTGGTGCTGGTGGTGCTGGTGGTGCGGTGGCGACGCAGTCGGTGTTCGCGGGGAACTTCACCGTCCGGTCGAAGGTCACCCACGGCACCGCGATCATCACCGTCAAACCCAACGCCGCGACCCCGGAAGCCGCCGAGACGTCACCGGAGGTGGAGGAGTTCGACGTGACGATCTCCGACACCGCGAAGACCGCGCGGATCACCGACTCCAAACCACGCGAGGCCACCGGCCGGCCCGAACTGACCGAGGCCGCGATCATCGTGTCCGGCGGCCGCGGCACCGGTGGTGACTTCGCCCCGATCGAGGCCTTCGCGGACTCGCTCGGCGCCGCGGTCGGCGCCTCCCGCGCCGCCGTCGACTCCGGCTGGTACCCGCACGCCTACCAAGTCGGCCAAACCGGCAAAACCGTATCACCGCAGCTGTATGTCGCGGCCGGTATCTCCGGCGCGATCCAGCACCGCGCCGGCATGCAAACCTCCAAAACCATCATCGCGGTCAACAAAGACCCCGAAGCCCCCATCTTCGAACTCGTCGACTTCGGCGTCGTCGGCGACCTCCACAAAGTCCTCCCCACCGCCACCGAAGAAGTCACCAAACGCAAGTCCTAA
- a CDS encoding CGNR zinc finger domain-containing protein: MPAEFPEFRLGTVLATSFTATLTERQGEAVERVPTPQRLTDWLAVSGLAVDSCTAAQLELARELRESIHAAATAAASGHALPAAAVHVINDRSAQGRAAAVLTPDGQRRWQLGAASAVEDALGVIAADAISIIAGERDGKLALCASPTCQAAFFDTSQSRTRRWCDMNTCGNRQKKARFNARQRKSPDLP, from the coding sequence ATGCCCGCCGAGTTTCCCGAGTTCCGCCTCGGTACCGTGCTCGCGACCAGCTTCACGGCGACCCTTACCGAGCGTCAGGGCGAGGCCGTGGAGCGCGTACCCACGCCGCAACGCCTCACGGACTGGCTGGCGGTGAGCGGTCTCGCCGTGGACTCGTGCACGGCCGCTCAACTCGAGCTCGCTCGGGAGTTGAGAGAGTCGATTCACGCCGCCGCGACGGCCGCCGCGAGCGGGCACGCTCTTCCGGCGGCCGCGGTCCACGTCATCAACGACCGCAGCGCTCAGGGCCGGGCCGCGGCCGTCCTGACGCCCGACGGGCAGCGGCGATGGCAGCTCGGCGCGGCGTCCGCCGTCGAAGACGCCCTCGGCGTGATCGCCGCCGACGCGATCAGCATCATCGCGGGCGAACGCGACGGAAAGCTGGCCTTGTGCGCATCCCCGACCTGCCAAGCCGCCTTCTTCGACACCAGCCAGAGCCGCACCCGCAGATGGTGCGACATGAACACCTGCGGAAACCGCCAGAAGAAGGCCCGCTTCAACGCCAGACAACGCAAAAGCCCCGACCTCCCCTAA
- a CDS encoding epoxide hydrolase family protein, translating into MPRHDVQAFEAHATDADLDELRARLAAARLPEAETVERAASGRRRWEQGVPLADLADVVRYWRTEYDWRSFEVSLDRIGQFRTTIDGLGIHFLHRRSARADATPLILTHGWPGSIAEFVDVVDELADPRHPDVPAFHVVVPSLPGFGYSDKPAVTGWGTEKIATAWVELMGRLGYDKFLAHGGDWGGNITTVLAGRFPAHVPGIHTTFAEAPPGLPTDGLTAAERRWTEETHDFWHHRAAYAKQQATRPQTIGYSLVDSPVGLLAWILDKFADWSDTEDSPFERISRDRVLDDVTLYWLTRTGASAARIYYESHNSLDPGLRVEVPAAITIYPRDIEKYPRPWAQERYRQIVRWSSPDAGGHFPSLEVPEYFVKDLQAGLAAVLSAQP; encoded by the coding sequence ATGCCCCGCCACGACGTGCAAGCGTTCGAAGCGCACGCGACCGACGCCGACCTCGACGAGTTGCGGGCGCGATTGGCCGCGGCGCGGCTGCCCGAGGCCGAGACGGTCGAGCGCGCCGCATCGGGCCGACGCCGATGGGAACAGGGCGTTCCGCTCGCGGATCTCGCCGACGTCGTGCGGTACTGGCGTACCGAGTACGACTGGCGATCCTTCGAAGTGAGCCTCGACCGAATCGGGCAGTTCCGTACGACCATCGACGGCCTGGGAATCCACTTCCTGCACCGCCGGTCCGCGCGCGCCGATGCCACGCCGTTGATTTTGACGCACGGCTGGCCGGGCAGCATTGCCGAATTCGTCGACGTGGTGGACGAGTTGGCAGATCCCCGGCACCCGGACGTACCGGCATTTCATGTAGTGGTTCCGTCGCTTCCAGGCTTCGGGTACAGCGACAAGCCGGCCGTCACCGGGTGGGGAACCGAAAAGATCGCGACTGCCTGGGTCGAATTGATGGGCAGGCTCGGCTACGACAAGTTCCTGGCGCACGGCGGCGACTGGGGAGGAAACATCACCACTGTTCTCGCGGGCAGATTCCCGGCGCACGTACCCGGAATTCACACCACGTTCGCGGAGGCACCGCCCGGATTGCCGACCGACGGGCTGACGGCCGCCGAGCGCCGGTGGACCGAGGAAACCCACGACTTCTGGCACCACCGCGCGGCGTACGCAAAACAGCAGGCGACCCGGCCGCAGACCATCGGCTATTCGCTCGTCGATTCCCCGGTCGGGCTACTTGCCTGGATTCTCGACAAATTCGCCGACTGGTCGGACACCGAGGACAGTCCGTTCGAGCGGATTTCCCGAGATCGCGTACTCGATGACGTCACCCTGTACTGGTTGACGCGAACCGGCGCGTCGGCGGCGCGCATCTATTACGAGAGCCACAATTCGCTGGACCCCGGGCTTCGTGTCGAGGTCCCGGCGGCGATCACCATCTATCCGCGCGACATCGAGAAGTATCCGCGGCCGTGGGCTCAGGAGCGGTACCGGCAGATCGTGCGCTGGAGCTCGCCTGACGCGGGTGGGCACTTCCCGTCGCTGGAGGTCCCCGAGTACTTCGTCAAAGACCTGCAAGCAGGCCTCGCGGCAGTCCTCTCAGCCCAGCCGTGA
- a CDS encoding DUF6596 domain-containing protein, with product MLNESRRSTRADDRNQLIQLQDQDRTHWDRSLITEGTALIESVWSDGETGPYQLQAAIAALHAQAATDADTDWPPTKWNAATYWTAPANNRQPPDHQRAPHQPALTAGLRGLPRGLLAGL from the coding sequence CTGCTCAACGAATCACGGCGCTCCACCCGCGCCGACGACCGCAACCAGCTCATCCAACTGCAAGACCAAGACCGCACCCACTGGGACCGCTCCCTCATCACCGAAGGGACAGCGCTGATCGAGTCCGTCTGGTCCGACGGCGAGACCGGCCCCTATCAACTCCAGGCCGCGATCGCAGCCCTCCACGCCCAGGCCGCGACCGACGCTGACACCGACTGGCCACCGACGAAGTGGAACGCCGCCACCTACTGGACCGCGCCGGCAAACAATCGCCAGCCACCTGACCACCAGCGAGCACCCCACCAGCCGGCGCTCACGGCTGGGCTGAGAGGACTGCCGCGAGGCCTGCTTGCAGGTCTTTGA
- a CDS encoding electron transfer flavoprotein subunit beta/FixA family protein has product MKIVVCAKFVPDATADRRFRSEDNTVDRAGVDGLLSELDEYAVETALTVKEAGDAEVTVLTVGPEQAADAVKKGLQMGADAGVHVVDEAIHGSDAVATSLILAKALGRLEADLVVFGMGSTDGGMGVVPAMVSERLGLPAVTLGSEVSVDGQTVRIRRDGDTASDTVEGTLPLVLSVSDQANEPRYPSFKGIMAAKKKPVESWSLADLGLTAEQVGGSGAWTEVVEVTARPARTAGTIVTDEDGSGAAELVGFLSTNKFL; this is encoded by the coding sequence TTGAAGATCGTCGTCTGCGCGAAGTTCGTGCCGGATGCTACCGCGGATCGTCGTTTCCGTTCGGAGGACAACACGGTGGATCGGGCGGGTGTTGACGGGTTGTTGTCGGAGTTGGACGAGTATGCCGTCGAGACCGCGTTGACCGTGAAGGAGGCCGGGGATGCGGAGGTGACGGTGCTCACGGTGGGCCCGGAGCAGGCCGCGGATGCGGTGAAGAAGGGTCTGCAGATGGGCGCGGACGCGGGTGTTCATGTGGTGGATGAGGCGATTCATGGGTCGGATGCGGTGGCGACGTCGCTGATTTTGGCGAAGGCGCTGGGCCGGCTTGAGGCTGATCTGGTGGTGTTCGGGATGGGTTCGACCGATGGCGGGATGGGGGTTGTGCCGGCGATGGTGTCGGAGCGGCTCGGTCTGCCGGCGGTGACGTTGGGTTCGGAGGTGTCGGTGGACGGGCAGACGGTCCGGATTCGGCGTGATGGTGACACGGCGAGTGACACGGTGGAGGGCACGTTGCCGTTGGTGCTGAGTGTTTCGGATCAGGCGAACGAGCCGCGGTATCCGTCGTTCAAGGGCATCATGGCGGCGAAGAAGAAGCCGGTCGAGTCGTGGTCGCTGGCCGACCTCGGGCTGACCGCTGAGCAGGTCGGTGGTTCGGGTGCGTGGACCGAGGTGGTCGAGGTGACCGCCCGTCCGGCCCGCACGGCCGGCACGATCGTCACCGACGAGGATGGCAGTGGTGCTGCCGAGCTGGTCGGGTTCCTGTCCACGAACAAGTTCCTCTGA
- a CDS encoding glycoside hydrolase family 6 protein codes for MNWIARGLIAGGLMLAAVAPATQTAGAARTATATAGPAAGASPTAGLAAGDPTRLTSGFYVDPNSNPANWVRDNPNDGRRSAIQSSIASKPMARWFGNWSNPIGTAVGSFVGAADVADKLPVLVAYNIPGRDACGGHSGGGAGTPAAYRAWIHDFAVAIGNRPALVVIEPDSLGDFNCMNADQIAERNGMLSYAVQQFKELAPNTWAYLDGGNAGWVGASEMAQRLKGAGLANAHGFSLNVSNYFTTAQTVSYGNAINGSLPATKPFVVDTSRNGNGTGNDWCNPPGRKLGVTSQLGGGAEMLLWIKVPGDSDGSCGIGDGIPAGTFSADLAVHLINGN; via the coding sequence ATGAACTGGATCGCCCGAGGCCTGATTGCCGGCGGGTTGATGCTCGCCGCGGTCGCGCCGGCGACGCAGACCGCCGGCGCCGCCCGCACCGCCACCGCCACCGCCGGCCCTGCCGCCGGCGCCTCCCCCACCGCCGGTCTTGCCGCCGGCGACCCGACGCGGCTGACCAGCGGGTTCTACGTCGACCCGAACTCGAACCCGGCCAACTGGGTCCGGGACAACCCGAACGACGGTCGCCGGAGCGCGATCCAGAGCTCGATCGCGAGCAAGCCGATGGCCCGGTGGTTCGGCAACTGGAGCAACCCGATCGGCACCGCGGTCGGCAGCTTCGTCGGTGCCGCCGACGTCGCGGACAAACTCCCGGTACTGGTCGCGTACAACATCCCCGGCCGCGACGCGTGCGGCGGCCATTCCGGCGGCGGCGCGGGCACCCCGGCCGCGTACCGCGCCTGGATCCACGACTTTGCCGTTGCCATCGGCAACCGCCCGGCGCTGGTCGTGATCGAGCCCGACTCGCTCGGTGACTTCAACTGTATGAACGCCGATCAGATTGCCGAGCGCAACGGAATGCTGAGCTACGCCGTGCAGCAGTTCAAGGAGCTGGCACCCAACACCTGGGCCTACCTCGACGGCGGCAACGCGGGATGGGTCGGCGCGAGCGAGATGGCCCAGCGACTCAAGGGCGCGGGCCTGGCCAACGCTCACGGCTTCTCGCTGAATGTGTCGAACTACTTCACCACCGCCCAGACCGTGAGTTACGGCAACGCGATCAACGGCAGCCTGCCGGCCACCAAGCCGTTCGTCGTCGACACCAGCCGGAACGGGAACGGCACCGGTAACGATTGGTGCAACCCACCGGGCCGAAAGCTCGGCGTCACCTCACAGCTCGGAGGCGGCGCGGAGATGCTGCTCTGGATCAAGGTCCCCGGCGACTCCGACGGCTCGTGCGGCATCGGCGACGGCATCCCGGCCGGTACGTTCAGCGCCGACCTGGCGGTACACCTGATCAACGGCAACTGA